The following DNA comes from Candidatus Methylacidiphilum fumarolicum.
AGCGGGTAGATACAAAAGATCCAGATTATCTCAAACTCCTCGGTGTCGTTTATACTCTTAAGAATATTGGAGCTTCCGAATCTAGACAAGAGCGTATCGAACAGGTTTCTTTCATTAAATATATATTGAATGAACTTTACACGAAGAATGCGCTGATCAGAGTGTGCGTGGATAGGACCATCGAGCTATTCAATTCGGAAGATAAGACAGAGCCAGAGCATTTTCTTCTCATGGACAAGTTGCTTACGGAACAATATTTTCGCTTTTCCCATTGGAGAGTGGCTTCGGAGGAAATTAACTACAGAAGGTTTTTTACCATTAACGATCTTATTTCTGTTCGTATGGAACGGGAAGAGGTTTTTGAAGAAGCCCATTGTCTTATTTACCGATTAATAGAGGAAGGCAAAATTACTGGACTTCGTATCGATCATATCGATGGTTTGCTCGATCCTGAAAAATATTTAAGTACTTTACGTAGAAGAATTCCAGGGATCTATACCATTGTTGAAAAGATTCTGCGCCCGTTAAAAGAAACACTTCCTATTGGTTGGCAGACTGAAGGAACGACAGGGTATGATTTTTTAGCTCTTCTTACTCAGCTTTTCTGCAACCCAGAAAATGGTCCCATTATGGATCGAATTTATCGAAGATACACTGGGATAGATCAAGAATATGAAGAACTTTTAAGAGAAAAGAAAAGATTTGTTATTGGAAGAAGGCTTGCTGGCGACCTTGACCGAATTGCTTTGATCTTGCATTCTCTTTGTTCTCGTCTCTGGTTTGGCCCAGATGTCACTATCTATGGGATACGTAGAGCTCTTGTTGAGGTTCTTTCCTGTTTTCCTGTTTATAGGACGTATATCTCAAATGGTCAAATGAGCAAACAAGATAGAATGTTTTTGGAAGAAGCTGTCAATATTGCCAAAGAAACCCTTCCAGAACTTTCAGTGGAATTGGATTTTATCCTCAAATTTTTTCTTCGGGAAATAGAACATTCTTTTTCAGAGGAGGAAGAACGGGAAAGAGAAAATTTTATCAAACGCTTCCAGCAATTAAGTTGCCCACTTATGGCAAAAGGACTCGAAGATTGTCTTTTTTATGTCTACAACAGGTTACTTTCTCTTAACGAAGTTGGTAATGATCCATCCATCCTAGGGATTTCGACAGAAACGTTTCATTCCTTTCTAAAAGAAAGAGCGCTATGGTGGCCTTTTACTTTCAATGCCACTTCAACACATGATACAAAAAGAGGGGAAGACGCTCGAGCAAGGATAAATGTACTTTCAGAAATTCCACAAGATTGGGAGAAGGTGATATATCAATGGACAGAAATCAATGAATCGGAAAAGTCCAAAGTGGGAAACATTAGGGTTCCGGATTATAATGCGGAATATTTCATATATCAGTCTCTTATTGGACATCTGCCTTTTGACCTCTCGGAAATCGATTCTTTTTTGGACAGATTTAAAAAATATTTCATAAAGGCCAGCAGGGAAGCAAAAAGCTTTTCTGGATGGCAAAATCCAAATACTGCTTATGAAGAAAAATGTTGCCAATTTATTGAGAATCTTTTAAATCCGAAGAATTCAAAGTTTTGGGATTCCTTTTTTCCTTTTCAAAAGAAAATTGCCCATTTTGGAATTATTAATTCTCTTTCACAACTGCTCTTAAAAATTGCCTCTCCAGGAATCCCCGATTTTTATCAGGGCTGCGAGCTGTGGGATTTTTCATTTGTTGATCCAGACAATCGCAGACCCATTGATTTCGATTGGCGAAAAAAAATTCTAATGGAATTTATAGAGGTAAGGGATGAGAAGGCCTTTGTGGAAGAACTTGTAAAAAACAGTTCGGATGGTCGCATAAAGTTTTGGATCACCTATAAGGGCTTACAAGCTAGAAAGAGATTCCCTGAAGTTTTCGGGTCTAAATCCTACATTCCATTGACTTTTCAAGGGTCGAAAGCAAGGAATGCTTTTGCTTTTCTTAGGCAACAAGCTAACTGCTGGATTATAGCTTTAGTGCCAAGGTTTTGCACGGAGCTTTGCAAAGAAGGCCAATTCCCTGTTGGATGTGCAACCTGGCATGATACTATCGTGACGCTGCCTGAAGAGGCACCTTTGGAATGGTCTTCTCTGCTGGTAGATGGAGAAAAAAGAAAATGGGATCAGAAAATCAATGTTGGCGAAGCATTAGACATACTCCCTGTAGGTTTATGGTTTGGACAGACTACAAAGGGAGGGTTAACAGAATTGAGTGTTCACTAGACTTTGAACAAAAACTGGCTAACTCTGTTTATCTATCTACAGGAAGCTGCAATAAGAAAGCAGGACATCTTCTAGATAACTATATCTAGCATTGGATTTTATTTGGAAAGGAAATATGATAATTTTTTTTTTGAACAGACATCACTGGGACATCATTGTCAAGGAACTGGCTTTTCGAAACTGCATGTGTCCGAAGCTAGATTAGCCGACGTAAGAGCAACGCGAGCCGTCACGACCGGAGAAAGTCCCCACGGCCCAATCGGTAGTGAACCCAACAGCAACCGAACTAAGCTCATGAGTTGTTATCAGATTCAGAGATGAACCATAACGTCATGGAACCCACCGATCAATTCCTGCTGTGTAGCTTTGAGTATGTAAAAGCAGTGTTATTGGCATAGAGCCAGTAGAGGGGGCCATTGCTGATGACTTCAACCATAATCTAATTCAAAAGGTCTTTCTGTTCTTCCGTGCTACTTCCTTCAATCTACTAAAAGCTGCCTAAACTGGTTCAAAGCTGATTGTCTGCTTTGCCAAGACTGATTTGAGGCACGCCGTACGATCTGCGCTAGATGCCTTAGAACCTCAGACATTACCTAACACAATAGAGTTCGAGCATCCACCACTACAAACCTCTTTTTGATTGTAGCTAAAAAGCAGCCGAAAGCGATCGTTCGGCGGTCTGCAGATGTCTTCGGCATCAAACCACTTTGGACTCAAGTATGTCAAAGCATGAACTACTCCATCCAAGCCTGACGGCTCTGGGATGGAGATTCGCGCTTCCCAGCGGGCAGTTTCACCGGAGTATGCTCGGCTCGCGGACTTCCAGCCCGCAGCGAGGTTCCATCCGGCCAGAGCTTCCCGCTCCACGCATGGATCGGTTCCCGTCCATTCCTTTCCGTATACAACGACCTTCGGCCCCGGAAAGGCGAAGCCGTGATCCTTCTCCCATTTCGCCAAGCCCCAGTCGAGAAGCCCGAGCGCCGAGTTCTCGTCCCGATGGCAGGACGCTCCGCATGCGCACTCATGCCACCGGTCGCCGAGGGTCTTTTTCACGACGCCGCCGCATCGGTGGCATCTCTGGCTTGGCTTCAACGTCCTCGCCTGTGCTTCCAGGTATCCGATACCAGCCTCTTCCGCTTTGTATCCGACCATCGCCCCGAAAGCTCCGAACGATGCGTCCAACATCTCTCGATTCAGCCCGGCTTTTTGCCGCACACGTTTCCCGGGCTTTTTCCGGCTGCCCGGGCCGAAGCCGTCATCCTTTTCGGCTCCAGCTCCTCCGTGATCAACAGTCCGCTGCGTCTCACCATCGCGGCGCTCTGCTTGTGCAGGAAATCCTTCCTGACATTCGCCACCTTGGCGTGCATCCGGGCGAGCAGCTCGTACTGCTTGCGCAACCTCTTGGAAATGCGAAATCCCTTCCGTTTCCCGTGCTTGCGGATCGCCGCCTCCATCTTGCGGGAGATCGTCCGTCCGAGCTTCCTGAGCTTCTTAAGCGCCTTGCGTAGATTGCGCGGATTGGCGACC
Coding sequences within:
- the treY gene encoding malto-oligosyltrehalose synthase, which gives rise to MRIPLSSYRVQLNKSFNFDKLAKIIDYLSQLGISDVYASPITKAKPGSSHGYDVVDYTKINSDLGDLHVYENIVLKLKEKGMGWIQDFVPNHMAYSKENTMLMDVFEHGPYSRYYEFFDIEWNHPYESLKGRVLAPFLGPHYGEALSKGEIKLVFDLGSFYVRYYDIQFPLKIESYATILTSVLNTIRKRVDTKDPDYLKLLGVVYTLKNIGASESRQERIEQVSFIKYILNELYTKNALIRVCVDRTIELFNSEDKTEPEHFLLMDKLLTEQYFRFSHWRVASEEINYRRFFTINDLISVRMEREEVFEEAHCLIYRLIEEGKITGLRIDHIDGLLDPEKYLSTLRRRIPGIYTIVEKILRPLKETLPIGWQTEGTTGYDFLALLTQLFCNPENGPIMDRIYRRYTGIDQEYEELLREKKRFVIGRRLAGDLDRIALILHSLCSRLWFGPDVTIYGIRRALVEVLSCFPVYRTYISNGQMSKQDRMFLEEAVNIAKETLPELSVELDFILKFFLREIEHSFSEEEERERENFIKRFQQLSCPLMAKGLEDCLFYVYNRLLSLNEVGNDPSILGISTETFHSFLKERALWWPFTFNATSTHDTKRGEDARARINVLSEIPQDWEKVIYQWTEINESEKSKVGNIRVPDYNAEYFIYQSLIGHLPFDLSEIDSFLDRFKKYFIKASREAKSFSGWQNPNTAYEEKCCQFIENLLNPKNSKFWDSFFPFQKKIAHFGIINSLSQLLLKIASPGIPDFYQGCELWDFSFVDPDNRRPIDFDWRKKILMEFIEVRDEKAFVEELVKNSSDGRIKFWITYKGLQARKRFPEVFGSKSYIPLTFQGSKARNAFAFLRQQANCWIIALVPRFCTELCKEGQFPVGCATWHDTIVTLPEEAPLEWSSLLVDGEKRKWDQKINVGEALDILPVGLWFGQTTKGGLTELSVH
- a CDS encoding transposase yields the protein MRQKAGLNREMLDASFGAFGAMVGYKAEEAGIGYLEAQARTLKPSQRCHRCGGVVKKTLGDRWHECACGASCHRDENSALGLLDWGLAKWEKDHGFAFPGPKVVVYGKEWTGTDPCVEREALAGWNLAAGWKSASRAYSGETARWEARISIPEPSGLDGVVHALTYLSPKWFDAEDICRPPNDRFRLLFSYNQKEVCSGGCSNSIVLGNV